Proteins from a genomic interval of Cyprinus carpio isolate SPL01 chromosome A21, ASM1834038v1, whole genome shotgun sequence:
- the LOC109070056 gene encoding thioredoxin-like protein 1: MVGVKVIGKDSEFQAELSGAGSRLTVVKFSLSSCRPCVRIAPAFNMLSNKYPQVVFLEVDVHVCQATAAANNISATPTFLFFRNKVRVDQYQGADASGLEEKIKQHVENDPGSNEDSDIPKGYMDLMPFVNKAGCECLNESDECGFDCCLIKDSSYLESDCDEQLLITIAFNQPVKLFSMKLLAAELAQAPKSVKIFINLPRSMGFDDAERSEATQALDLSEEDYKDDGLIPLRYVKFQNVNSVTVFIKSNQGDEETTKVNYLTFIGTPVQATNMSDFKRVVGKKGESH, encoded by the exons ATGGTCGGGGTGAAGGTGATCGGGAAGGACTCGGAGTTCCAGGCGGAACTGAGCGGCGCCGGATCCAGACTGACCGTAGTGAAGT ttTCTCTGTCCAGCTGTCGTCCTTGTGTCAGAATAGCTCCAGCGTTCAACATGTTGAGCAACAAATATCCTCAGGTTGTGTTTCTGGAAGTCGACGTCCATGTCTGTCAG GCAACAGCTGCAGCCAATAACATCTCAGCGACGCCGACGTTCCTGTTCTTCAGAAATAAAGTGCGCGTGGATCAGTATCAGGGAGCAGACGCTTCGGGTCTGGAGGAGAAGATCAAGCAGCACGTGGAGAACGACCCCGGCAGCAACGAGGACTCGGATATTCCCAAAGGATAC atggaCCTGATGCCGTTCGTTAATAAAGCGGGCTGTGAATGTCTGAATGAGAGCGACGAGTGCGGCTTCGACTGCTGTTTAATCAAGGACTCGTCGTATCTGGAGTCAGACTGTGATGAACAG CTTCTGATCACCATCGCCTTCAATCAACCCGTCAAACTCTTCTCCATGAAGCTGCTGGCTGCAGAGCTCG CTCAAGCCCCAAAGAGCGTCAAGATCTTCATTAATCTTCCTCGTTCGATGGGCTTCGACGACGCCGAGAGGAGCGAAGCCACGCAGGCGCTGGATCTGTCGGAGGAGGACTACAAAGACGACGGCCTCATCCCGCTCAGATACGTCAAGTTTCAGAACGTCAACAGTGTGACC GTATTTATCAAGTCCAACCAAGGAGACGAGGAGACGACGAAAGTCAACTACTTGACGTTTATCGGGACTCCTGTCCAGGCGACGAACATGAGCGACTTCAAACGG gttGTGGGTAAGAAGGGAGAAAGTCACTGA